The Onychomys torridus chromosome 4, mOncTor1.1, whole genome shotgun sequence genome includes a window with the following:
- the B3galt1 gene encoding beta-1,3-galactosyltransferase 1, with product MASKVSCLYVLTVVCWASALWYLSITRPTSSYTGSKPFSHLTVARKNFTFGNIRTRPINPHSFEFLINEPNKCEKNIPFLVILISTTHKEFDARQAIRETWGDENNFKGIKIATLFLLGKNADPVLNQMVEQESQIFHDIIVEDFIDSYHNLTLKTLMGMRWVATFCSKAKYVMKTDSDIFVNMDNLIYKLLKPSTKPRRRYFTGYVINGGPIRDVRSKWYMPRDLYPDSNYPPFCSGTGYIFSADVAELIYKTSLHTRLLHLEDVYVGLCLRKLGIHPFQNSGFNHWKMAYSLCRYRRVITVHQISPEEMHRIWNDMSSKKHLRC from the coding sequence ATGGCTTCAAAGGTCTCCTGTCTATATGTTTTGACCGTTGTGTGCTGGGCCAGTGCTCTCTGGTACTTGAGCATAACACGACCTACTTCTTCCTACACTGGCTCAAAGCCATTCAGTCACCTAACAGTTGCCAGGAAAAACTTCACCTTTGGCAACATAAGAACTCGACCTATAAACCCACATTCTTTTGAATTTCTTATAAACGAACCCAATAAATGTGAGAAAAACATCCCTTTCCTTGTGATCCTCATCAGCACCACACACAAGGAGTTTGATGCACGCCAAGCAATCCGGGAGACATGGGGGGATGAGAACAACTTCAAAGGAATCAAGATAGCCACACTTTTCCTCCTGGGCAAAAATGCCGATCCTGTTCTGAACCAGATGGTGGAGCAAGAGAGCCAGATCTTTCATGACATCATAGTGGAGGACTTCATTGACTCCTATCACAACCTCACCCTCAAAACCTTAATGGGGATGAGATGGGTTGCCACTTTCTGTTCAAAAGCCAAGTATGTCATGAAAACAGACAGTGACATTTTTGTGAACATGGACAACCTTATTTATAAACTCTTGAAACCTTCTACCAAGCCAAGAAGAAGGTATTTTACTGGTTATGTCATCAATGGCGGACCGATCCGAGATGTCCGCAGTAAGTGGTATATGCCTAGGGATTTGTACCCTGACAGCAACTACCCACCATTCTGTTCAGGAACTGGCTATATCTTTTCTGCTGATGTGGCAGAACTCATTTACAAGACCTCACTCCATACCAGGCTGCTTCATCTTGAAGATGTGTATGTGGGACTGTGTCTTCGAAAGCTCGGCATACATCCTTTCCAGAATAGTGGCTTCAATCACTGGAAGATGGCCTACAGTTTGTGCAGGTACCGTCGTGTCATCACGGTCCATCAGATCTCTCCAGAAGAAATGCACAGAATTTGGAATGATATGTCAAGCAAGAAGCATCTCAGatgttag